A DNA window from Phyllostomus discolor isolate MPI-MPIP mPhyDis1 chromosome X, mPhyDis1.pri.v3, whole genome shotgun sequence contains the following coding sequences:
- the LOC114505656 gene encoding RNA polymerase II subunit A C-terminal domain phosphatase SSU72-like has product MNPELRAMSLEPEGGDWAGSIALASASLRVAVVCTNNLNRSMEAHHLLSKKGFIVRSFGTGSFVRLPGSTADQSSIYDFNTTYDEIHKDLVQKDEKFYANSGILCMLERNMEIKPRPERFQNCRAVFDLILTCEEKVYDQVVEELNSREQVTLHLVHVINVNIQDSFEEASLGAFLFSELCQCIQLLDDVDNEIEEVLLEFEEMSGQTFLHTACFY; this is encoded by the coding sequence ATGAATCCGGAGCTGAGAGCCATGAGTCTGGAGCCCGAAGGTGGTGACTGGGCAGGAAGCATTGCCTTAGCTTCAGCGTCCCTGCGGGTGGCAGTAGTCTGCACCAACAACCTAAATCGGAGCATGGAAGCCCACCATCTCCTCAGCAAAAAGGGATTCATTGTCCGGTCCTTTGGAACAGGGAGTTTTGTGAGGCTTCCAGGATCAACAGCTGACCAGTCCAGTATTTATGATTTCAACACCACGTATGATGAAATCCACAAAGATCTTGTTCAGAAAGATGAAAAGTTCTATGCCAATAGTGGCATTTTGTGCATGTTGGAGAGAAATATGGAGATCAAACCAAGGCCTGAAAGGTTCCAGAACTGCAGAGCTGTATTTGACCTGATCCTCACCTGTGAGGAGAAGGTATACGACCAGGTGGTGGAAGAGCTGAATTCTAGAGAGCAGGTGACCTTACACCTAGTGCATGTGATCAATGTGAACATCCAGGACAGCTTCGAAGAGGCCAGCCTGGGGGCGTTCCTGTTCTCCGAGCTCTGCCAGTGCATTCAGCTCTTGGATGACGTGGACAATGAGATCGAGGAAGTGCTACTGGAGTTTGAGGAGATGAGCGGCCAGACCTTCCTGCACACTGCCTGCTTCTACTGA